A section of the Methanoregula formicica SMSP genome encodes:
- a CDS encoding glycosyltransferase — translation MKILFVVCGEGLGHASRCLHLGHFMEEQGHAVHYAGYGKSYTFMNQHGCSVLHRVSREVCLQGKGGFFSMKRTLWHSKFLLLDLLRSAGRVFLLIREYQYDCVVFDTMYGGVLAARLQGVPVVFITNQNHFCGLNGKTNPLWRLLSRLVRGYLRLAKKVIIPDFPPPNTISQYNIRIPGAETKRYRYTGPFYMLDPGQYVHEQKTIFASFGGEPYKLPMYLMLREVAGRHRDETFDVFSTTPGLPESSGNFFTHGYVKNLYEHMAAAKVAIVHGGLTTLHETLSFGKPVLIILDPKHPEQQNNAQKIVEMGAGVSIDGRSLTPETLEEKLAETMKIPPQPFRATKGPANGREKAMEIILAVAGRRQC, via the coding sequence TGCGGGGTACGGCAAGTCCTACACCTTCATGAACCAGCACGGGTGCTCGGTGCTCCACCGCGTCAGCCGCGAGGTCTGCCTCCAGGGCAAGGGAGGGTTCTTCAGCATGAAACGCACTCTCTGGCACTCGAAGTTCCTCCTCCTCGACCTTCTCCGGTCGGCGGGCCGCGTCTTCCTCCTCATCCGCGAGTACCAGTACGACTGCGTTGTCTTCGACACGATGTACGGCGGGGTGCTCGCGGCACGGTTGCAGGGCGTGCCGGTGGTCTTCATCACCAACCAGAACCACTTCTGCGGGCTGAACGGGAAGACGAACCCGCTCTGGCGGCTCCTCTCCCGCCTCGTCCGCGGGTACCTGCGTCTTGCTAAAAAAGTCATCATCCCTGACTTTCCCCCGCCGAACACGATCAGCCAGTACAATATCCGGATCCCCGGCGCAGAAACGAAGCGGTACCGGTATACCGGCCCGTTCTACATGCTGGACCCGGGCCAGTACGTCCACGAACAGAAGACCATCTTTGCCAGTTTCGGCGGGGAACCCTACAAGCTCCCGATGTACCTGATGCTTCGCGAAGTTGCCGGCCGGCACCGGGACGAGACCTTCGATGTTTTCTCCACAACCCCGGGGCTCCCTGAATCGTCCGGCAACTTCTTCACCCACGGTTATGTCAAAAACCTGTACGAGCACATGGCCGCAGCAAAAGTCGCGATCGTCCACGGCGGCCTGACAACGCTCCACGAGACCCTGAGTTTTGGAAAACCGGTCCTGATCATCCTGGACCCAAAGCATCCCGAGCAGCAGAACAATGCACAGAAAATCGTGGAGATGGGGGCGGGGGTCTCCATTGATGGAAGGAGCCTCACGCCGGAAACTCTGGAAGAGAAACTTGCCGAGACCATGAAGATTCCGCCGCAGCCCTTCCGGGCAACCAAGGGCCCTGCGAACGGCCGGGAGAAGGCTATGGAGATCATCCTTGCTGTTGCCGGGCGCAGGCAATGTTAA
- a CDS encoding Nre family DNA repair protein, with the protein MIRCAECKGKGLCGLPRCPIVSRFHAQAAALAKPSASYQGSSPSVFIGSFGYPDVRGGPLMVDDSDNPPDWLKRSLGMDEIVGIRARTLRGSSALTSVAGDLQEIALSSVPLDVDVSFERPVSFSLTFDGTMAPVGMIGSVKTMDVIGSARVERVVDRITSDTDLPATEACVALTNESVDVYQVSKLMTAGLLGKRRRFVPTRWAITAVDDTVSTNLKKEIARNAPIEEILLFSAEVFGNRIACILVPGDWRYEMVEVWGAHTLWGGEEEMIVQDREGMKKQGYSPITGAYYSARLAVCEYLDRIRRCARVIVVRSVSNEYWAPLGTWVIREATRKAMAAPPLAFPTLDAAVAHTVSVIGSDSWVRHSTLIPELRTQRTLGQFFS; encoded by the coding sequence ATGATCCGGTGTGCCGAGTGCAAGGGAAAAGGCCTCTGCGGGCTCCCCCGCTGCCCCATCGTGAGCCGTTTCCATGCGCAGGCAGCTGCGCTTGCAAAGCCCTCGGCAAGCTACCAGGGCAGCTCCCCGTCGGTCTTCATCGGGAGCTTCGGGTATCCCGATGTGCGGGGCGGGCCGCTGATGGTCGATGACTCGGACAACCCTCCCGACTGGCTGAAGAGAAGCCTCGGCATGGACGAGATCGTGGGAATCCGGGCACGCACGCTCCGCGGGAGCTCGGCCCTCACTTCTGTTGCCGGGGACCTGCAGGAGATCGCGCTCTCCTCCGTGCCGCTGGATGTGGACGTATCCTTCGAACGCCCGGTCTCGTTCTCGCTCACCTTCGACGGGACCATGGCGCCGGTCGGGATGATCGGCTCCGTGAAAACCATGGACGTGATCGGCAGCGCAAGGGTAGAACGGGTGGTTGACCGGATCACCTCTGATACGGATCTTCCCGCAACCGAAGCCTGCGTTGCGCTAACAAATGAATCCGTTGACGTGTACCAGGTCTCGAAGCTGATGACCGCGGGGCTCCTTGGGAAGCGGCGGCGGTTCGTTCCCACGCGCTGGGCCATCACGGCGGTCGACGACACGGTCTCGACTAACCTGAAAAAGGAGATCGCCCGTAACGCCCCGATTGAGGAGATCCTCCTCTTCTCCGCAGAGGTCTTCGGCAACCGCATCGCCTGCATCCTCGTGCCGGGCGACTGGCGGTACGAGATGGTCGAGGTCTGGGGGGCGCACACGCTCTGGGGCGGGGAAGAGGAGATGATCGTGCAGGACCGCGAAGGGATGAAAAAACAGGGCTACTCCCCCATCACAGGCGCGTATTACTCGGCCCGGCTCGCAGTCTGCGAGTACCTGGACCGCATCCGGCGGTGTGCCCGCGTCATTGTTGTCCGGAGCGTCTCGAACGAGTACTGGGCGCCGCTTGGGACTTGGGTCATCCGGGAGGCAACACGGAAGGCGATGGCTGCCCCGCCGCTGGCATTCCCGACGCTCGATGCCGCGGTAGCTCACACGGTCTCCGTGATCGGCTCCGACAGCTGGGTGCGCCACAGCACGCTGATCCCCGAACTGCGGACACAGCGGACGCTGGGGCAGTTTTTTTCGTAA
- a CDS encoding ATP-dependent DNA ligase → MRFQDFAQTCGQLEKTSGRLDMIAIISQVLPGLTDEELPVFVRFVMGRIFADWSSRKLGIGPNLLYEAVGYVAGVKKEQVIDKINATGDVGTAVEELLELKSQTTFFHEDLELVQVYNELIAIADTEGKKSQREKGLLVRRLLANALPIEGRYLARIMLEELRIGVGEGSVREAVAKAFGVDSSLVEHAQQALNDMGEVARLAKTGAAALEDVKITLFHPVRMMLAQAGSIAGMIEEHGEIAAEFKYDGSRFQFHKKGNWARLYSRRLEDVTAALPDVIGQLMGATDHDVILDGEVIAIKDGRPMPFQSVLRRFRRRHDVAEAQEKIEMVPNVFDILYLDGETLIDLPFSERRKKLESVMKMSIAPQTVSSSQEIIEKTYNDALAAGHEGIMIKVPSSPYTPGQRGKNWIKIKPEVDTLDLAVIGAEWGEGKRAHVFGSFLVACQNQGKLLPLSRVATGFSDEQLAEVYDLLKDTVERKAGKEVTFEPTLVFEVGYAELQASVNYEAGFALRFPRFIRIRDDKDIADIETIESIRARYQRQVNTAQAYEKN, encoded by the coding sequence ATGCGCTTCCAGGATTTTGCACAGACCTGCGGGCAGCTGGAGAAGACCTCCGGCCGGCTCGACATGATCGCGATCATCAGCCAGGTGCTCCCCGGACTGACCGATGAGGAGCTGCCGGTCTTTGTCCGGTTCGTGATGGGGCGGATCTTCGCGGACTGGAGCAGCAGGAAGCTTGGCATCGGCCCGAATCTTCTGTACGAAGCAGTCGGGTATGTTGCCGGGGTGAAAAAGGAGCAGGTGATCGACAAGATCAATGCAACCGGCGATGTCGGTACGGCAGTCGAGGAACTCCTTGAACTCAAGTCCCAGACCACCTTCTTCCACGAGGATCTCGAACTCGTGCAGGTGTACAACGAACTGATAGCCATCGCCGACACGGAAGGAAAGAAATCACAGCGGGAGAAAGGACTTTTGGTGCGGCGCCTGCTCGCAAATGCCCTCCCGATCGAAGGACGGTACCTTGCCCGGATCATGCTCGAAGAGCTGCGGATCGGCGTAGGGGAGGGAAGCGTGCGGGAGGCCGTGGCAAAAGCCTTCGGGGTCGACTCCTCTCTTGTGGAGCATGCCCAGCAGGCGCTCAATGACATGGGCGAGGTGGCCAGGCTTGCAAAGACCGGGGCCGCTGCGCTGGAGGACGTGAAGATCACGCTCTTCCATCCGGTACGGATGATGCTTGCTCAAGCCGGATCCATTGCCGGCATGATCGAAGAGCATGGCGAGATCGCGGCGGAGTTCAAGTACGATGGCTCCCGCTTCCAGTTCCATAAGAAAGGCAACTGGGCCCGGCTCTACTCACGGAGGCTTGAGGACGTGACTGCGGCGCTCCCGGACGTCATCGGACAACTGATGGGCGCAACCGACCACGACGTGATCCTGGACGGCGAGGTTATTGCGATCAAGGACGGAAGGCCGATGCCGTTCCAGTCCGTGCTCCGCAGGTTCCGGCGCAGGCACGATGTCGCAGAGGCACAGGAGAAGATCGAGATGGTGCCAAACGTCTTCGATATCCTGTACCTTGACGGAGAGACCCTCATTGACCTCCCGTTCTCCGAGCGCCGGAAGAAGCTGGAGAGTGTTATGAAGATGTCTATCGCCCCGCAGACCGTCAGCAGCAGTCAGGAAATCATCGAGAAGACGTACAACGATGCCCTTGCCGCAGGCCACGAGGGGATCATGATCAAGGTGCCGTCATCGCCCTATACGCCAGGCCAGCGGGGAAAGAACTGGATCAAGATCAAGCCCGAAGTGGACACGCTCGACCTTGCGGTGATCGGCGCCGAGTGGGGCGAGGGGAAGCGCGCCCATGTCTTCGGCTCGTTCCTTGTTGCCTGCCAGAACCAGGGAAAACTTCTCCCTTTAAGCAGGGTTGCCACGGGATTCTCGGATGAGCAGCTCGCAGAGGTGTACGACCTCCTCAAGGACACTGTTGAACGGAAGGCAGGAAAAGAGGTCACGTTCGAGCCCACGCTCGTCTTCGAAGTCGGATACGCGGAACTGCAGGCGAGCGTGAATTACGAGGCAGGGTTTGCCCTCCGCTTCCCCCGGTTTATCCGGATCCGGGACGACAAGGATATCGCTGACATCGAGACTATCGAGAGCATCCGGGCCCGGTACCAGCGGCAGGTGAACACGGCGCAGGCTTACGAAAAGAATTGA
- a CDS encoding MBL fold metallo-hydrolase, with the protein MRCTVLASGSKGNCAIIEGSSATLLIDAGLSAKELFRRMAMAGLDPEGISAILVTHEHGDHIRGLDVTARKLDVPVYATEGTLRDFLGFRKVSKKPLVHHTCRYHERFTIGDISVEPFATSHDAAEPCGFILTEGDCRIGYCTDTGVMTPQMHALLRPCDGIVLESNHCPEMLANGPYPESLKRRIRSKHGHLSNQAAAECLHGFGKDVPHIILAHLSEINNTPEKARGTARDGLGLFFEEEHVVVATQCGSCPETPQEIRL; encoded by the coding sequence ATGCGTTGTACTGTGCTTGCCAGCGGGAGCAAAGGCAACTGTGCCATCATCGAAGGCTCATCCGCCACCCTTTTGATCGACGCGGGTCTCAGCGCGAAGGAACTCTTCCGTCGCATGGCCATGGCCGGTCTCGACCCGGAAGGGATCAGCGCCATCCTCGTCACCCACGAGCACGGCGACCATATCCGCGGGCTTGACGTGACCGCACGGAAACTCGATGTTCCGGTCTACGCAACCGAAGGGACGCTCCGGGATTTCCTGGGATTCCGGAAGGTGTCGAAAAAGCCGCTCGTCCACCATACCTGCCGGTACCACGAGCGATTTACCATCGGGGACATCTCCGTGGAGCCATTCGCCACCTCCCATGACGCGGCAGAGCCCTGCGGGTTCATCCTGACCGAGGGGGACTGCCGGATCGGGTACTGCACCGACACCGGGGTCATGACACCGCAGATGCACGCCCTGCTCCGGCCCTGCGACGGGATCGTGCTTGAGAGCAACCACTGCCCGGAGATGCTGGCAAACGGGCCGTATCCCGAATCACTCAAGCGGCGGATCCGGTCAAAACACGGCCATCTCTCCAACCAGGCGGCAGCGGAATGCCTCCACGGTTTTGGGAAGGACGTGCCCCACATCATCCTCGCGCACTTGAGCGAGATCAACAATACTCCGGAGAAGGCACGGGGCACCGCCCGCGACGGTCTCGGCCTCTTTTTCGAGGAGGAACACGTTGTCGTGGCAACGCAATGCGGGAGCTGCCCTGAAACCCCGCAGGAGATCCGGCTCTGA
- a CDS encoding putative sulfate/molybdate transporter, translating into MTQATEKIPPLPLSFSLTELAGSFGDFGTIIPLILAVALVSDVDPRYTLLFFGIWFILTGLYYRLPIPLEPMKAIAVVVIAAGATGGISAGEIAVAGLVLGIIFLVLGYGRFFEIIEQYVPQSVVRGIQLGLALLLFRSSAGFIIKDPLFFGIGIAVIVGFLLLVRFRGIPDLSSICVIAVGLVGGIMLFGLPPVSLIPAPRLVIPLTTDIIPAVSELVLPQLVLTIANAILATSLLTKDLFGRDVPPKKFSTTIGLMNLTTVPFGGFPMCHGAGGLAGQYRYGARTGGANIYAGIIFIVLALFFTSPQVLSLIAVGVLGALLVFVGIEMGRHSLKSDSLAVTVVIGILALVSSMTLAFIAGMILAYLLAWHAKRAAPAS; encoded by the coding sequence GTGACCCAGGCGACAGAAAAAATCCCCCCGCTCCCGCTCTCGTTCTCCCTCACGGAGCTTGCAGGATCGTTCGGGGACTTTGGGACCATCATCCCGCTCATCCTTGCCGTTGCGCTCGTCTCTGATGTTGACCCCCGCTACACCCTCCTCTTTTTTGGGATCTGGTTCATCCTCACCGGCCTGTATTACCGGCTGCCCATCCCGCTGGAACCGATGAAGGCGATCGCCGTCGTGGTCATTGCCGCAGGTGCGACCGGCGGGATCTCGGCCGGGGAGATCGCGGTTGCCGGCCTGGTCCTCGGCATCATCTTCCTCGTCCTTGGTTACGGTCGTTTCTTCGAGATCATCGAACAGTATGTGCCCCAGAGCGTTGTGCGAGGCATCCAGCTCGGCCTTGCCCTCCTCCTCTTCCGATCATCTGCCGGCTTCATTATCAAAGACCCCCTCTTTTTCGGGATCGGGATCGCGGTCATTGTCGGCTTCCTCCTTCTGGTCCGGTTCCGGGGGATCCCCGACCTCTCCTCGATCTGTGTCATCGCCGTAGGCCTTGTCGGCGGCATCATGCTCTTTGGCCTGCCCCCGGTCAGCCTGATCCCTGCACCACGGCTCGTGATCCCCCTCACCACGGATATCATCCCGGCCGTCTCGGAGCTCGTTCTTCCCCAGCTGGTCCTTACCATCGCAAACGCCATCCTTGCCACCTCGCTCCTGACAAAGGACCTGTTCGGGAGGGATGTGCCGCCGAAGAAATTCTCCACCACTATTGGCCTGATGAACCTGACCACTGTCCCGTTTGGCGGATTCCCGATGTGCCATGGTGCCGGCGGGCTTGCGGGACAATACCGGTACGGCGCCCGGACCGGCGGAGCGAATATCTACGCGGGTATCATCTTCATCGTGCTAGCTCTGTTCTTTACTTCGCCGCAGGTCCTCTCCCTTATCGCAGTCGGTGTGCTCGGCGCGTTGCTTGTCTTTGTCGGGATCGAGATGGGGCGCCACAGCCTGAAATCGGATTCTCTGGCTGTGACCGTGGTCATCGGCATCCTTGCGCTGGTCAGTTCGATGACGCTTGCCTTCATCGCGGGAATGATCCTCGCATACCTGCTGGCATGGCACGCGAAGAGGGCTGCACCGGCAAGCTGA
- a CDS encoding acyltransferase family protein gives MARLHFIDNLRWIAILLLFPLHAAFVFCAGWYSYYVMSPYSSVAAHCLTVAIEPWIMPLLFSIAGISTRFALQKRTPLAYLKERAERLLVPFFAGVILVCPVIAYFALKFHTGYDGSFAGAVMHFFSSAFTIPYTNGQTGGFSVDHLWFLLFLFIVSLAALCLIQLSRRLIGSRFTSIVMPLPFLFLLFVPAWLLNAAGPNVAGYSLLSYLLFFLIGYTLIASDKVQVSLDENRVLLVAVWIALTIGVMWVGGIVLGQWELFWGSSPLFVLTGWTGALALLGAGRHLLDFSNAVTTYLSAASYPVYIIHHAVLVAVAYYLIAIPVPPVVQYTLIVILSLFVTFACYEIIRRIPVVRALFGVAVQKKDPA, from the coding sequence ATGGCCCGGCTGCATTTCATCGACAACCTGCGGTGGATCGCTATCCTCCTGCTCTTCCCGCTCCACGCCGCTTTCGTCTTCTGTGCCGGATGGTACAGCTACTATGTCATGTCCCCGTACTCCTCCGTGGCAGCGCACTGTCTCACGGTTGCCATCGAGCCTTGGATCATGCCGCTCCTCTTCTCCATTGCCGGGATCAGCACCAGGTTTGCTTTACAGAAACGCACGCCCCTCGCGTACCTGAAAGAACGTGCAGAGCGACTTCTCGTTCCCTTCTTTGCCGGGGTAATCCTTGTCTGCCCTGTCATTGCCTACTTTGCCCTGAAATTCCACACCGGCTATGACGGGAGTTTTGCCGGGGCAGTCATGCATTTTTTCAGTTCGGCATTCACCATCCCGTATACCAATGGGCAGACCGGGGGCTTCAGCGTGGACCACCTCTGGTTCCTCCTGTTCCTCTTTATCGTCTCCCTTGCAGCACTCTGCCTGATCCAGCTCTCGCGGCGGCTTATCGGATCCCGGTTCACCTCCATCGTCATGCCCCTTCCGTTTCTCTTCCTCCTCTTTGTCCCGGCCTGGCTCCTGAATGCAGCCGGCCCGAACGTGGCTGGGTATTCGTTACTGTCGTACTTATTGTTCTTCCTCATCGGGTATACCCTGATTGCGTCGGATAAGGTTCAGGTTTCACTGGACGAGAACCGGGTACTTCTCGTTGCGGTATGGATCGCGCTCACCATAGGCGTCATGTGGGTTGGCGGGATTGTGCTCGGTCAATGGGAACTTTTCTGGGGATCATCTCCGCTCTTTGTCCTGACTGGCTGGACCGGGGCGCTCGCCCTCCTGGGAGCCGGGAGGCACCTGCTGGATTTTTCCAACGCCGTCACGACATACCTGTCCGCGGCATCATACCCGGTCTACATCATCCACCATGCCGTCCTGGTGGCTGTTGCGTACTACCTTATCGCCATACCTGTCCCGCCGGTAGTACAATACACGCTAATCGTCATCCTCAGTCTCTTTGTGACGTTTGCCTGCTACGAGATCATCAGAAGAATTCCGGTTGTCCGGGCACTGTTCGGTGTCGCTGTCCAGAAGAAGGATCCAGCGTAA
- a CDS encoding molybdopterin molybdotransferase MoeA: MSRFFSVISVEDAVRTAERIAPPSQPEKIPIDTSAGRVLAADVHSDTDIPGFDRSVVDGYAVRSADTTGAGDSIPALLRCVGRVAMGKSDPLLVIGNAECAYIPTGGVLPQGADAAVMVEYTETAGDTVLVKKAASHGENIIRKDEDFRYGETVFTAGHRLTPQDTGVLSACGCVDVTVAKKPVVGIISTGNELVPADVVPGPGQVRDANAPMLAAWLLEYGCLPRRYGIAKDEREAFEAVIARAVAECDVVLLSGGSSKDDRDMTASVIASKGEVLVHGIALAPGKPTIIGTIGSTPVFGLPGHPASAFVVLIAIVRPLLDRMLGQSEPLIRTVRATLSENIPSQRGREEYVRVKVRDGIATPFFGKSGLLNTLVRSHGLIRIPAGFEGLEKGSTVDVILW, encoded by the coding sequence ATGAGCAGGTTCTTCTCGGTCATTTCCGTAGAGGACGCGGTCAGGACTGCCGAAAGGATCGCCCCACCATCACAGCCGGAGAAGATCCCGATCGATACATCTGCCGGGCGCGTTCTGGCAGCAGATGTCCATTCGGACACGGACATTCCCGGGTTCGACCGTTCGGTTGTTGACGGGTACGCGGTCCGGTCCGCAGATACGACCGGTGCGGGAGACTCGATCCCCGCGCTCCTCCGCTGCGTGGGGCGGGTCGCGATGGGAAAATCCGACCCGTTGCTTGTGATTGGTAACGCTGAGTGCGCCTACATCCCGACGGGGGGCGTTCTCCCGCAGGGAGCCGATGCAGCGGTGATGGTCGAGTACACTGAAACGGCCGGGGACACGGTTCTTGTAAAAAAGGCGGCCTCCCATGGAGAGAACATCATCAGGAAGGACGAGGACTTCCGGTATGGTGAAACAGTCTTTACCGCAGGCCACAGGCTCACGCCTCAGGATACCGGCGTCCTCTCGGCCTGTGGTTGTGTGGATGTCACCGTAGCAAAAAAACCCGTTGTCGGGATCATCTCGACCGGTAACGAACTCGTGCCGGCCGACGTTGTACCCGGGCCCGGTCAGGTGCGGGACGCAAATGCCCCGATGCTTGCCGCATGGCTCCTTGAATACGGCTGCCTGCCGCGGCGGTACGGGATCGCAAAGGACGAGCGTGAAGCATTCGAGGCCGTGATCGCAAGGGCAGTTGCGGAATGCGATGTTGTCCTCCTCTCCGGGGGAAGCTCCAAGGATGACCGGGACATGACGGCAAGCGTCATTGCATCGAAGGGGGAGGTGCTGGTCCACGGGATCGCGCTCGCGCCGGGCAAGCCGACCATTATCGGGACGATCGGCAGTACACCGGTCTTCGGGCTGCCCGGACACCCGGCCTCGGCCTTTGTCGTCCTGATCGCGATCGTCCGCCCGCTGCTCGACCGGATGCTCGGGCAGAGTGAGCCCCTCATCCGGACCGTGCGGGCAACGCTTTCTGAGAACATCCCCTCGCAGCGCGGGAGGGAGGAGTACGTCCGCGTGAAGGTCAGAGACGGAATCGCGACCCCGTTCTTTGGCAAGTCCGGGCTCCTCAACACGCTTGTCCGGAGCCACGGGTTGATCCGGATTCCGGCAGGGTTCGAGGGGCTTGAGAAGGGCAGCACCGTTGATGTAATTTTGTGGTGA
- a CDS encoding DsrE family protein, with protein MTTHFFLLSGSLSVERLSWIEECLKFFFVQLYPESLMHRAPAESPVVTFLLTGDALYSLEDAETVQIWSVILSLTAVRIICDRQELDLRGIPVGRLKMKYPDQVIDTNSLAVDNHPSFWKDVLGLVRQNRPPLPDGIGWFQSESPYMHLSAVYGLRCLNAGIEARLSPELYAYLDGVHMGHTAQSPADSENVGRGLEEIHERAAKQNLSSLFLACNRYATARGYSTWDDGKGSVVSTCAIKPFHIRDLNAIIDRFERPHIILSANAGSVNFPKKGMAVSFDRAEKSSTAPPVTILITTSPYSTGMAFGAVSLAVACAHQGVLTRVVFLEDGVYSVAGTHRTPAETPLFTIQDIINAVAGSENLHFFVLVQSLQKRGLVKNKDLNAVLDIGFPGLGKILFYPPGNVHAEHQRVLLF; from the coding sequence ATGACAACGCATTTTTTCCTCCTTTCCGGCAGCCTGTCCGTTGAACGGCTCTCGTGGATCGAGGAGTGTCTCAAGTTCTTCTTTGTCCAGCTCTACCCGGAGTCGCTGATGCACCGGGCCCCGGCCGAGAGCCCGGTTGTCACCTTCCTCCTGACCGGGGACGCATTATACAGCCTTGAGGATGCCGAGACCGTGCAGATCTGGTCGGTTATCCTCTCGCTGACCGCGGTCAGGATCATCTGCGACCGGCAGGAGCTGGACCTCCGCGGGATCCCGGTCGGCCGCCTGAAGATGAAATATCCCGACCAGGTGATCGACACCAACAGCCTTGCCGTGGACAACCACCCCTCCTTCTGGAAGGACGTACTCGGGCTCGTGCGGCAGAACCGGCCGCCGCTTCCCGATGGCATCGGCTGGTTCCAGAGCGAGTCGCCCTACATGCACCTCTCCGCCGTGTATGGCCTGAGGTGCCTGAATGCCGGCATCGAGGCCCGTCTCTCCCCGGAACTCTACGCGTACCTCGATGGCGTCCACATGGGCCACACAGCCCAGAGCCCGGCCGATTCAGAGAATGTCGGGCGCGGTCTCGAAGAGATCCATGAGCGTGCGGCAAAACAGAATTTATCAAGCCTCTTCCTTGCCTGCAACCGGTATGCAACGGCCCGGGGGTACAGTACCTGGGACGACGGCAAGGGATCGGTTGTCTCGACCTGCGCCATCAAGCCGTTCCATATCCGCGACCTCAATGCGATCATTGACCGGTTCGAGCGTCCGCACATCATCCTCTCCGCAAATGCCGGCTCGGTCAATTTCCCGAAAAAAGGGATGGCGGTCTCCTTTGACCGTGCCGAGAAGAGCAGTACCGCCCCCCCGGTGACAATCCTCATCACGACGTCTCCGTACAGCACCGGGATGGCGTTTGGGGCAGTCTCCTTAGCTGTTGCCTGTGCCCACCAGGGCGTGCTGACCCGCGTTGTCTTCCTTGAAGACGGTGTGTACTCGGTTGCCGGGACGCACCGGACACCCGCGGAAACCCCTCTGTTCACGATCCAGGACATTATCAACGCCGTGGCGGGGAGCGAGAACCTTCATTTCTTTGTCCTCGTGCAGTCATTGCAGAAGCGCGGGCTTGTGAAGAACAAGGACTTAAACGCCGTCCTTGATATCGGTTTCCCGGGGCTTGGCAAGATCCTCTTCTATCCGCCGGGAAATGTGCATGCCGAGCACCAGCGGGTGCTGCTGTTCTGA
- a CDS encoding TOBE domain-containing protein, with product MQKPVFQNGLRSEKCARKTEIILPRGTLGYTWKNGGILNAGIPLTALLTHESCRELDLEQGGLAYATFKATAVHVIPLNSTE from the coding sequence ATCCAAAAACCCGTTTTTCAAAATGGGCTCCGATCCGAAAAATGTGCCCGCAAAACGGAGATAATTTTACCAAGGGGGACACTCGGATATACCTGGAAAAATGGGGGCATCCTGAATGCGGGGATCCCGCTCACAGCACTACTCACCCATGAGAGCTGCCGCGAACTGGACCTGGAACAAGGGGGGCTGGCGTATGCAACCTTCAAGGCAACGGCTGTACACGTGATTCCATTGAACAGCACGGAATGA
- a CDS encoding VOC family protein: MIPDCRLTAFVLFVSNIERSKRFYQNLLGLEIEMDLGVNVGFRNGLALWQKDFALNVIHGKQTPPVKGNDIEIYFETGSIEDAWETVCSQGVEVVHELREQPWGQRVFRVYDPDRFIVEFGEPMPAVILRMHREGMTEEEIAKKTTMPAEIMHQILVA; encoded by the coding sequence ATGATACCTGATTGCAGGCTTACGGCGTTTGTCCTCTTTGTCAGCAACATTGAACGATCGAAACGGTTTTACCAAAATCTCCTTGGCCTTGAGATCGAGATGGACCTCGGGGTTAACGTGGGGTTCAGGAACGGCCTTGCACTCTGGCAGAAGGATTTTGCCCTGAACGTGATCCATGGAAAACAGACCCCGCCGGTCAAGGGAAACGATATCGAGATCTATTTCGAGACCGGGTCCATCGAAGATGCCTGGGAAACCGTTTGTTCGCAGGGGGTCGAAGTCGTCCACGAACTCCGCGAGCAACCATGGGGCCAGAGAGTGTTCCGGGTCTATGATCCAGACCGGTTCATTGTCGAATTCGGGGAACCGATGCCGGCTGTCATCCTTCGGATGCATCGCGAGGGGATGACAGAAGAAGAGATCGCAAAGAAGACAACAATGCCAGCGGAGATCATGCACCAGATTCTGGTGGCGTGA